AGGAACTTATCAAATTCATAAAAATCCGTTTCTCTGTAAGGATATTGTCGTGCATAATTCCCGATATTCGTTATAAGTCCTGTATTTACAGATCTTAATTCATAATCTTTATATTTCAAAGATGGATTTAAGCGTTTATAAACCGCAAAGTTAAATGCATCATCCATTTTAATATGATTTAAAATGGATGGCTTTTTGTTCGCGTAATCTACAAATAACGCAAGATTGATGGCACAAAGTGCAAACGCTTCATCATGGACTCTTTTTGAATAATAAGCGACGCCGTCATATCCCAATTTTTTGCATGCCATCATAATTGATTGAGAAATAACATATTCAGATTTAAATGTTCTTTCTGCTTCTGTTACTCTGTAAGAAGTTGCAATTGACAGCATGATTAGCTTTAGCCAACAATGAACCCTATTTTCTTCAAATTCATTGAGCCTCGTAAAATCTCGTATCATAACAGCTAAATTAAGTATTTTCTGTTGGCCTTCAAGAACAACGGGAGACACATTGAAACTTGTTTCTGCCGGAAATCCAGTTTCGATCCAACATCCATAAGATGAATTTGCCAAATAAAAACTTGGATTACCTGGGATGCTGAACCTGTAATTTCCAGTCTTTGCGCGCATCTCTTCCGGAAGGAATAGCATTTCTTTTGCAGAATATGTTTGGGACGGATTCCCCAATCTACATCTAAATAGTTGAAGTTCTTTATTATGAGGTCCGTAAAATGCAAAACTTTGGTTAAGCTTACTGACCGCGAATGGATTTTCACCTACATCTTTTATCAAGTTTTTTATAATAATATTGCATTTTGCTATGTCTGCTCTGTAATAGCAATTAATCGCTTCAATTATTTTATCTTTGTATTTTTTTATTATTCTAATGCTTTCTTCATCTGCTCCGGCTTTAATGGCCTGGTTCAATACAATAGAATACTTTTTAGATAACTCTTCTTTGTACTCAATATCTTTTGCAATTACAAATGGGCCATA
This Clostridia bacterium DNA region includes the following protein-coding sequences:
- a CDS encoding RES domain-containing protein, coding for MSLFWLNNGFICKELYGPFVIAKDIEYKEELSKKYSIVLNQAIKAGADEESIRIIKKYKDKIIEAINCYYRADIAKCNIIIKNLIKDVGENPFAVSKLNQSFAFYGPHNKELQLFRCRLGNPSQTYSAKEMLFLPEEMRAKTGNYRFSIPGNPSFYLANSSYGCWIETGFPAETSFNVSPVVLEGQQKILNLAVMIRDFTRLNEFEENRVHCWLKLIMLSIATSYRVTEAERTFKSEYVISQSIMMACKKLGYDGVAYYSKRVHDEAFALCAINLALFVDYANKKPSILNHIKMDDAFNFAVYKRLNPSLKYKDYELRSVNTGLITNIGNYARQYPYRETDFYEFDKFLFVTWSDRNDSRKKEQLAFGQFEQYTAKC